A stretch of the Saprospiraceae bacterium genome encodes the following:
- a CDS encoding DEAD/DEAH box helicase — protein sequence MSAFQQLGIEAQLLQAITDLEYTTPTEIQEKAIPVLLDQEHDLIALAQTGTGKTAAFGLPILQNINLDKPYTQALVIAPTRELCLQITSDLNKFARHLRGVRILAVYGGSSISAQIKELRQTVHIVVATPGRLMDLMDRQSVKINQVKIVILDEADEMLNMGFREDMESILAHTPAEKKTALFSATMSPEIREIAGRFLHHPKELVAGKKNLMQPNITHQYAVVQAKDKVIALKRIVDFHPDFYGIVFCNTKIETQQISDILLKDGYAADCLHGDLEQRQRDKVMSKFRHKSVKVLFATDVAARGIDVKNLTHIIHFHLPDDIENYTHRSGRTARAGQKGFSIVLLHIKEAYKLHRIERMANLKFERYTIPRAEEVYQARIVNFIEQITNDVDETKLIPFKNEWVWPLMQMDKEKLVEIILHSEMKKFNSNYLSMPDINVEEKLSSGGGGSYHDRSGDNRGRGGSSGSRRRSESSSPSKKSNNVRLHINLGRKDNLKYDEIREEIFKLTKISGRAIRDIDMKNTYSYFMTDPESSSKLLHCKNLKYKGREIQIKKPD from the coding sequence ATGTCAGCATTTCAGCAATTAGGTATTGAGGCGCAGTTGCTTCAAGCCATTACAGATTTAGAGTATACAACTCCAACCGAAATCCAGGAAAAAGCGATCCCGGTTTTATTAGATCAAGAACATGATTTAATTGCATTAGCGCAAACCGGTACCGGCAAAACTGCCGCTTTTGGACTCCCTATTTTACAAAATATAAACCTGGATAAACCCTATACCCAGGCCTTGGTCATTGCACCAACCAGGGAGTTGTGTCTACAAATTACATCAGACCTCAACAAGTTTGCACGCCATTTAAGAGGTGTTCGCATTCTTGCTGTCTATGGTGGAAGCAGTATTTCTGCTCAAATCAAAGAATTACGTCAAACGGTTCATATCGTGGTTGCAACACCAGGTCGACTTATGGACTTAATGGATCGTCAAAGTGTTAAAATTAATCAGGTAAAAATTGTCATTCTTGATGAAGCCGACGAAATGCTTAATATGGGTTTTCGTGAAGACATGGAATCCATTTTAGCACACACTCCGGCTGAAAAGAAAACTGCCTTGTTTTCTGCAACCATGTCACCAGAAATTCGAGAAATAGCAGGTCGGTTTTTACATCACCCAAAAGAATTGGTTGCTGGAAAGAAAAACCTGATGCAGCCAAATATTACACATCAATACGCAGTTGTACAAGCAAAAGATAAAGTCATTGCACTCAAACGAATTGTAGATTTTCATCCTGACTTTTACGGTATCGTATTTTGCAATACAAAAATTGAAACGCAACAAATCAGTGACATCCTGTTGAAAGATGGATATGCTGCTGATTGTCTTCATGGCGATCTTGAACAGCGCCAGCGGGATAAAGTCATGAGTAAATTCAGACATAAATCAGTAAAAGTTTTATTTGCAACTGATGTGGCTGCCCGAGGTATCGATGTTAAAAATTTAACACACATTATTCACTTTCATCTTCCGGATGATATTGAAAACTATACGCATCGAAGCGGTCGTACGGCTCGTGCTGGCCAGAAAGGCTTTTCAATTGTATTGTTGCATATTAAAGAAGCATATAAATTACACCGGATTGAACGGATGGCCAATTTAAAATTTGAGCGCTATACCATACCTCGCGCAGAAGAAGTATATCAGGCAAGAATTGTGAATTTTATCGAACAAATCACAAACGATGTTGATGAAACTAAATTAATTCCTTTTAAGAATGAATGGGTTTGGCCTTTAATGCAAATGGATAAAGAAAAATTGGTTGAAATCATTTTACATTCTGAAATGAAAAAATTCAATTCCAATTATCTTTCAATGCCAGATATTAATGTGGAAGAAAAATTAAGTTCAGGTGGTGGTGGCAGTTACCATGACCGTTCAGGTGATAACCGGGGTCGGGGTGGAAGCAGTGGTTCCAGAAGACGAAGTGAATCTTCATCCCCTTCTAAAAAATCAAATAATGTGCGATTGCATATTAATCTCGGTCGCAAAGACAATTTAAAATACGATGAAATTCGTGAGGAGATATTTAAATTAACGAAAATCAGTGGACGCGCAATCAGGGATATTGATATGAAAAATACCTATTCCTATTTTATGACCGATCCTGAATCTTCCTCAAAATTATTGCATTGTAAAAATTTAAAGTACAAAGGCCGGGAAATTCAAATTAAAAAACCCGATTAA
- a CDS encoding RNA-binding protein, protein MNLYVGNLDYGVKEAQLQAMFSEFGEVTSVKIITDKMSGKSKGFAFVEMPNDDEGREAISNLDQKTIKERQISVSEARPPQEKERRPFRPGGGSGGNGGGNNRDFRRRF, encoded by the coding sequence ATGAATCTTTATGTAGGAAACCTTGACTATGGCGTCAAGGAAGCCCAACTTCAAGCCATGTTTTCAGAATTTGGCGAAGTTACTTCAGTTAAAATCATTACCGACAAGATGTCTGGCAAAAGCAAAGGATTTGCTTTTGTTGAGATGCCTAACGATGATGAAGGTCGAGAAGCGATTTCAAATCTCGATCAAAAAACCATTAAAGAGCGTCAGATCTCCGTATCTGAAGCTAGACCACCACAAGAAAAAGAAAGACGTCCATTCCGCCCAGGTGGTGGTAGTGGCGGCAACGGTGGTGGAAACAACCGTGATTTTCGCAGAAGATTTTAA